ATCGTCAATGTCTTTGCCGCCACCAAGGCCACCGGCATGGGCCGAGGGTGGATGGGGATGGGGGAGGACGGTCATCTAtcatgaaaaagataaaaaaaaataataataaataaataaaataataatcaaatgCAACCAGATCCTGTTGAAACCGATTATCTATCAAATTCTGAGGAAACTCTCCACAAATCAACGATTATAACACATACTCATAtccattaaaatataatatatacacGAAGCAAAACCAATAATGAGTGCCTCCTCACGCCTCTTTCCATTTCAGCCTCAATGTGCCACCACAATAAACGACAGATCTGAGAAACCGACTCGGCACGCCTTTGCGGTAACCCATTGAACAAAGGACACGTGTATTGGCATCAAGCATGGGGTGATCTAATACAACAAAAGTGCTATGGTTTTAGCGAGAGTTCCGCAGCAGCATGAGGTTGCCAGTGCGATCCCGTATAGTCCATTCGTACCCCAAAGGGGTGGGGCTAAAATTTCAATTATAGCTATCTAATGAACGATATCTTCGTACTGTTCatttaaacaaaagaaaaaggagaaattgGGTGTCGGCCGCAAAAAGTTTCGTTGATTTTGGCCTACATAACCTTAGTTTTTAGTAAATTACATGGCTCCGCCAGTACGGATTTCCCTGCAACATGGAGACAAGAAAGCGTCACGTGGCCTCCTCAGGCGTCACCCACATGCTCTCCATAAAAAGCCAACTGGCCCAAGCGGTGGGGCTGTGGTCATTCGCACCCACATTTTTTCTTTTTcggaaacaaataaataaataaataaaaggaggAATACCACCCAGGCGCATTTATTTTGCTTCGGCTTGTTGTCGTCAGGAGGAGGAAGAAGCCAAACCGCCGGGCACTCCCGTTATTACCCCCAATCTCCATGCCTGGTTTCGTAAGTGTTTCCCGGAAAGCCCGTGATTaagtaaagccttctttaaaGCCCCGTGGCTGGGACGCGAGAAGAACAAAGGATTCCCTTTTCCAGATCGAAATCCCTTCGGCCCAATCCCGTTCCCCCAAGGAGGTGCTCGACGGAGGAGGGATGAAGAGGCGTTCGATCGACGGATACGACGGCGGAGATTCCCGGATCGTTGTGGAAGAGGCGAAGAAGAAGCGGAAGGGCGAAAAGGACGCGGCggtggcggaggaggaggaggaggaggaggtgttgGTGGCGGAGCTGGGGGAGGACCTGGTGTTCGAGGTGCTGAAGCGGGCGGATGCGAGGACGCTGGCTGCGGCGGCGTGCGTGTGCCGGCGGTGGCGGAGACTGGCGGAGGACGAGCGGCTCTGGGAGGCGGTGTGCGTCCGCCACTGGGCCAACATCGGGTGCGGCAACCAGCAGCTCCGGTCGGTGGTGCTCGCCCTCGGGGGCTTCCGCCGCCTCCACTCCCTCTACCTGCTCCCCCTCCTGCACCCCTCCCTCCGCCGCCCGGCCGCCCTCCCGACGTTCCCACTCCCGGCGACCGCCGCCACCCCCCTCACGCCACCGCGTCGGTCCCTCCTGCCGGCGCGATGGGGGAAGGACGAGGTGcagctctccctctccctcctctccatcGGCTACTTCGAGAAGATGAACCCCAACTACAAGCGGGGAGGAGGCGGGTCTTGATGGATCTCGTCGCCTCctccatatattttttttttcttttttggcccccCTTTTTACCTCCTCTTCTAATTTCTAATTTTCGATCTTATTGTTATTTTTATgtactgctgctgctgttgttgtGGTGTGCTTCAGAGATTTGCTCACTCTGTTTCTAATTATATGTAAAATTTATGGACTGATAATAGAATTTCTTCTACGTTTTCTCTTCTGTTCTGTAAATTTCACTTCCTGACTTGATCTGGGCTTCGAGGGAAGGAGGAAAGCTGGATTCTTTGGAGAGGGAGAGGAATTATTGGGGGGAGAAGAAGAGGACAAAGGGAAAGTGGGGGTTGTTGCTGAGTTGAAGGCGGGCCTGCCCACCTTATTTTTGGTTGGATGGTTTAATGGTTGTGGATTGGTTTCCATCAGCACCTTTGGATTTTTGTGGCCGCGAGGACAAAGAGAGCGGAGGGGGAGGACAAGGGGGTAGGGGCCTGTTGACTCATTGTGGTTTCGGCCGCTTCAGGAAGGGAGCTTGTGCTGTTGGGCAATTATCAGCTTGGACTGTTTGGGGAAACCTATTTGGATTATCTCCCGACCCTAGCGTTGGATTATCTCCTTCAAATGGGTTGTCCGAATTAATTCATTTGTATGCTAATTGTCTCTTCGTATAATTCATTTTATTATAATTAGTCGTAGATAGGATAATGGGTGTGCTGGTCGACACTTGGTGGTCGAGGTTGTGCTGGATGTGAGACTGATTCCTTATTGAAGCTTATGCGGTGGATAACCGTGATTACACTTGCTGGTAAGAAATAAAAGAATCAATGTATATTACTCAGTTTTTACTTGCTTGTCATGATCCTACGTGGACTAATAGAAGAGGTGCCGTATGAGTTTGTTAGCACGGATCAGTTCTCCTATGAATAGGTTAAATTTTTGAGTTGCAAGTTTGTGATGGATGTTATTGGAGCCTAGCTCGGTGTGCGTTACAGTAGCCTAGTCATTTGGACTCCTTGCTAGAAGATATCAACATCGAGTAAAACTCGGTAGGATCAGATACGATTCAAATCATAGGTGGCCCCCCTTTCAAATAGGAAACAACTCCTCATCACAGGTTTGGATGGGAGAGATTGTCATGGTCCCATATAAACTTCACAAAATAAGCATCATATGGTTCGTTAGCCTGGAGCGATCCTCTTCATAACAACTTCAGCTTGTAGATTGTGAGTCTGTGACAAAAAggcataaattataattttatttagatatttaTTTCAGAAATATAAGAACCATGTTTTTAATAACTAAATGATTTCATATCAATTCCCTAAGATTTTGCCAATTGCTCTTTTTCATGACAACATTAAAAAACATATCAATCATTGTGTAAAAAGTCTTACAAATCTTACAAAATAACATGCCGATAAGCCAAGACAAGCCTTTTACGTGGTATAACCAATACAGTCAGCCATTTGTATAGGAGTGATAATCAGCCAAGTTGGTACATTCTAAGAGTGAATGCATAGTCTCTTATGGAATAGAAATCGATGGatcaaatatctatttttttttaaaaaatgcatgATCATACCTATATTACTTTCATATTGCAATAAAATATTCATCTTTCTGGTTATATTTTTCATGATAACACATTTTCAGTTAAAAGGCAAAATCGGCTCAAATTGTGACACCATTAATACACATGATGTTAGGACCAATGCACTATAGCCAGGATCAGTGTATATGTGAATCAAGAAATCTCGCTACCGCTGAAGATCAAATGTCATTGATTACCTACAGCTTTGGGTGGCATTTCTGCCTCCCCTATcatcataaaaagaaaaaaaaaaaaagagataaagaaAAGATACTATTATGGCTCACATAAATAGTGTTGGGATTAGTACTCGGACATCCAACTACGATGGCAACCCGATAATATAATTTGGTAGCTAACCACGTATATTCACGATTATTCCGAATGATACAGTTAATCATAATCTAGTTAGCAACTCCGCGGCTAACCGATTGTTTTATTCGGAGGTAGGTCGAGTATACTAGCCAAGTATTTACAATTTGTAAAAAATCCGTAACATTCGACCTCAAAAGATTTGGGGTTAAAAAAATGGTTACTCGACGTAGGCATTAAGCTCATAAATATTGGATGGTAAGTTTGAGTAACTATCCATTTATAGCCTAATGTGCACTCATAATTCCATCTTGAAATCAAAATCGATGGGACTATTAGATAACTACCACACTGTCCTATATAAAAGAAGGTAGGAGAAGAACCAAGGTAAACTCATTCTAAGCTTTTCTATACATTTTCTTAGCTCTTGTACTTTTGGTTCTTTCTACTGTTCCTTTTAATCCGACCAACTTAAGTATTGAAGGGTCCGCCAGACACTCTCCAATAACTAGACTTAATTTGCATATTCTCACTTCATTTAGAAGTAAGACATATTTATTTGGCAGCAACTC
Above is a genomic segment from Elaeis guineensis isolate ETL-2024a chromosome 1, EG11, whole genome shotgun sequence containing:
- the LOC140851698 gene encoding F-box protein GID2-like, with the translated sequence MKRRSIDGYDGGDSRIVVEEAKKKRKGEKDAAVAEEEEEEEVLVAELGEDLVFEVLKRADARTLAAAACVCRRWRRLAEDERLWEAVCVRHWANIGCGNQQLRSVVLALGGFRRLHSLYLLPLLHPSLRRPAALPTFPLPATAATPLTPPRRSLLPARWGKDEVQLSLSLLSIGYFEKMNPNYKRGGGGS